The genome window CGATCGCGGTGTGGATCGCCGCGGCGGTGGCGATTTGAGCGGGCGCGCCGCCCGGAAACGGGCGGCGCGGCGTCATGCCGGGTCGACGAGGACGACGCGCAGGTCGTTGACGTTGGTCAGCGTCGGCCCGGTGATCACCAACCCGCCGACCCGCTCGAAATAGCCGTAGGCGTCGTTCTCGGCGAGGAAGGCGCGGGGGTCGAGACCGAGCTCGCCCCGCCGCCGCCATTGGTCCGGCCCGGTCCAGGCGCCGGCGTTGGTCTCGGTGCCGTCGATGCCGTCGGTGTCGCAGGCGAGCGCCCAGATTCCCGGCTGGCCCGCGGCGGCGATCGCGAACCCGAGCAGGAATTCCGAATTGCGACCGCCGCGGCCCGCTCCCTTGACCTCGACGGTGGTTTCGCCGCCCGAGAGGATGCACACCTTCTCGCCGCGCCCGAGGAAGTCGAGCGCCATGTGCGCCTGCTCGCGGCCGACCGCGTGAGCGCAGCCCTCGACGCCGTCGCCGAGATCGACGACGCGGTAGCCCGCCGAGGCGGCGGTTTCGGCGGCGGCCTTGAGGCTGGCGGCGGGGCTGCCGACGATATGATATTCCGAGCGGGCGAGACGCGGGTCGCCGGGCTTCGGGGTTTCCGACGCCGGATCGGCAAGATGGTCGCGCACCGCCGGGGGGCAGGCGATCCGGTATTTGTCGAGGATCGCGCGGGCCTCGGCGAGGGTGGTGGGGTCGGGCGCGGTGGGGCCGGAGGCGATCGTCGCCGGGTCGTTGCCGACGACGTCGGAAATCGCGAGGGTCACCACCCGCGCCGGGGCGGCGGCGGCGGCGAGGCGTCCGCCCTTGATCGCCGAGAGGTGTTTGCGCACGCAGTTGATTTCGGCGATGTCGGCGCCCGAGCGCAGCAGCGCGCGGTTGATTTCGCGCTTCGCCTCGAAATCCACGCCGTCCGCGGGCAGCGCCAGCAGCGCCGAGCCGCCGCCCGAGATCAGACACACCACCAGGTCGTCGGCGGAAAGGCCGCCGACCATCGCCAGCATCCGCGCCGCGGCGGCGCGTCCGGCGGCGTCGGGCACAGGGTGCGCGGCCTCCACCACCTCGATCATCCGCGTCGGGCAACCGTGGCCGTAGCGCGTCACCACCAGGCCGTCGATGAGGCCGCCGCTCCAGTGGGTTTCGAACGCGCGCGCCATCGCGCCCGCCGCCTTGCCCGCGCCGACCACCACCGTGCGCCCCGCGGGCGGCTCCGGAATTTGCGGCGCGAGGCAGATTTCCGGCGCGGCGGCGGCGAGGCCGGCGTCGAGCATGTGGCGGAGAAGACGGGCGTGCGGCGTGTCGGAGGGGATCATCGCGGCGGTTTTCCCTGTAGGGTGCCTTCAAGACTAGCACGCCGCGCGGGAAGGGGAAACGAAAGCCCCCGTCGGTTGTCGACGGGGGCTTTCGCCGGGATGGGGCGGTTTCAGGCGGCGCGGATTCGGGCGATGAAGTCCTCGACCTCGCTGTCTAGGCGCTCGGACTGCTGCGCGAGTTCGCCCGCGGCGGCGAGGAGCTCGCTCGCGCCCGCTCCGGCGCGGCNTCTCGCCGCCGCGGGCGAACTCGCGCAGCAGTCCGAGCGCCTCGACAGCGAGGTCGAGGACTTCATCGCCCGAATCCGCGCCGCCTGAAACCGCCCCATCCCGGCGAAAGCCCCCGTCGACAACCGACGGGGGCTTTCGCATATCCACCCCCACCCACCCGGGTGGAGCCCCGAGTCGCGAGAATCGTTCCACAGGCGTTTTGAAGCCCCCCGGAACACCTTGTTTAAATTGTGGTTATTTAACGTTTGTCGTCGCCGTCCGGATTTGCAATCGTGGTGTCGATCCGATGACAGACCGATGGCCTGCCGCTTCATACTTATGGATGGGGGACGACAACATGGGTTTCTTACGCAACCTGCGCATGCCGGTGAAGCTTTACGGCAGCGCGGCGTTGATCATCGCCCTGCTCGCGGGCATGGCCGCCGTATCGTGGTCGGCGTTCGACAAGATCGGACAGGCGTTCCGTTCGGTGCAGATGGCGACGCAGATCTCGCAAATCGCGCAGAACGCGCAGTTCCAGATCGGTGCGGCGGCCCTTGCCAACCTCGGCGCCTCGAAAGCGCAGACCGAAGACGCCCTGCTCGGCTTCGAACAGAACACCATGGCGAAGCGCGTCACCGCGATCGGCCAACTCCGTAAGGCGATCAGCATCACCACCGACGCCGACGAGGCCGAGCGCAAGATGCTCTCCTCGGTGCTGGAAAAGGTGGAGAAATACGGCGAACTCACCAACCAGGGCATCGAGATCCGGCGCGCCTACATCGAGGAAATGCAGAACCTCTTCGGCATCGCGCCCAAGCTCGCCTCGACGATGCAGTTCGCGGTGCGCCAGGCGATCGCCAACCAGCCCGATCTGGTGCAGACCCTCCTGATCGCCAACGACAACCTCGTCAGCGCCCGCATCTTCATGCTGCGCTACATCGTCACCAGCGATCCCGAGGACGCCAAGCGCCATCAGACCGCGCTGCGCGTCACCCAGGCCTCGGTCAACGGCGCGGCGGGACTGGTGCCGTCCGGGTCCGAATTCGAGCCGGTGCTCAAGGCGCTGATCGAATCCGCCAACAACTTCGACGCCTCGGCGCAGATGGTGATGGGGCTCGCGGAGCGCAGCTCCGACATCTGGGAGAAGGAAGCGCCGGAACTCCGCGCCGAGCTCGACCGCACCGCCGCCGCCGCGGTCGGCCAGGCGATCCGCACCTCGGAGACCACCGTCGCCGAGGCGGTGCGGGCGATCACCGAATCCTCGACCCTGCTCGCCTCGGGCGCCGCCCTGGTGTTCGCGCTGCAGATCATCCTCAACGTCCTCACCGTGCGGATGGTGGCGCGGCCGATCGTGCGGATCACCGGCGTGATGGAAAGTCTCGCCCAAGGCGAGAAGGACACCGAGGTGCCCTACCGCGAACAGACCGACGAGGTCGGCGGCATCGCCCGGGCGGTGCAGGTGTTCAAGGACAACGCCCTGCGGCTCGACGCGATGGCCGCCGAGCAGGCGGAGGCGGAACGCCGCGCGGCGGAGGAGAAGCGCGTGGCGATGCAGGAACTCGCCGACGCGATGGAGGCGAGCGTCAAGGGGATCGCGCAGTCGGTGGCGAGCGCCGCCGGGCAGATGCGCGAGACCGCCTCGGCGCTCACCGGCATCGCCGAGGAGACCACCTCGCAGGCGACCTCGGTGGCCGCCGCCACCGAGCAGGCGTCCAACAACGTCGAGACCGTCGCCTCGGCGGCGGAGCAGCTCGCCGCCTCGATCGCCGAGATCGGCCGCCAGGTGGCGACCGCGGCCGACGTCGCCGCCGACGCGGTGACCCAGACCGAGCGCACCAACGGCCTCGTCACCGCGCTCGCCGACGCCGCCAGCCGGATCGGCGAGGTGGTCGGCCTGATCACCGACATCGCCAGCCAGACCAACCTGCTGGCGCTCAACGCCACGATCGAGGCGGCGCGCGCGGGCGAGATGGGCAAGGGCTTCGCGGTGGTGGCGGGCGAGGTGAAGTCCCTCGCCACCCAGACCGCCAAGGCGACCGAGGACATCGGCCGTCAGATCGGCGAAGTGCAGAGCTCGACCGGCGAGGCGGTCGACGCGATCCAGGAGATCTCGACGATCATCGCGCGGATCAGCGGCATCCAGGCCACCATCGCCTCGGCGGTGGAAGAGCAGACCGCCGCCACCGCCGAGATCGCGCGGAACGTCGAGCAGGCGGCGGCGGGCACCCGCGAGGTGTCCTCCCACATCACCGAGGTCACCGACGCGGCGGGCCGCGCCGGAGCGGGCGCGAGCGAGCTTCTCGCCGCCGCGGGCGAACTCGCGCAGCAGTCCGAGCGCCTCGACAGCGAGGTCGAGGACTTCATCGCCCGAATCCGCGCCGCCTGAAACCGCCCCATCCCGGCGAAAGCCCCCGTCGACAACCGACGGGGGCTTTCGTTTCCCCTTCCCGCGCGGCGTGCTAGTCTTGAAGGCACCCTACAGGGAAAACCGCCGCGATGATCCCCTCCGACACGCCGCACGCCCGTCTTCTCCGCCACATGCTCGACGCCGGCCTCGCCGCCGCCGCGCCGGAAATCTGCCTCGCGCCGCAAATTCCGGAGCCGCCCGCGGGGCGCACGGTGGTGGTCGGCGCGGGCAAGGCGGCGGGCGCGATGGCGCGCGCGTTCGAAACCCACTGGAGCGGCGGCCTCATCGACGGCCTGGTGGTGACGCGCTACGGCCACGGTTGCCCGACGCGGATGATCGAGGTGGTGGAGGCCGCGCACCCTGTGCCCGACGCCGCCGGACGCGCCGCCGCGGCGCGGATGCTGGCGATGGTCGGCGGCCTTTCCGCCNGCTTCCGCCTGCTCGGCGGCCATCGCGTCGAGCCGCAGGGCGTTGTCCTTGAACACCTGCACCGCCTCGGCGATGCCGCCGACCTCGTCGCCGCGCCCGAGGTAGGGAACCGCGACGTTCTTGTCGCCGTGGGCGAGGTCGGACATCACGCCGGTGATCCGCACGATCGGCCGCGCTACAAGCCGCACCGTCAGCCAGTTGAGGCCGATCACCACCAGCAGCACCAGCACCGAAACGCCGCCGAGCACGGCGGAGGCGTCGGCGATGCTGGCGGTGGCGCTCGCGATTGCGCCGTCGGCGACCCGCATCAGGTGTTTGGTGGTGGCGTCGGCTGCCGCGTCGAGTTCGGCGCGGGCGGCGCGCGCCTCCTCGTACCACAGCGCGTTGCTGCGCTGCGCCAGCGCCATCAGCAGGCTGGCGGAGGATTCGTAGTCGTTGGTCATTTCCGCGACCGAATCGATCACGCCCTCGATCGCGGTGCCGCCCGCCAATCCCGCGGCCATCTGGATCGCCGCCTGGGCGGTCTTGAGCGCCCGATCCTGTTTCTCGGCATCCTCCTCGCCGTTGCTCAGCAGGTAAAGCAGCATCGCCGCCCGTGCCGCCGTCAGCCCCTGGTTGGCCGACATCGTCGGGTTGACCAGCAGCGGCGTCGTGGCGATCGCCTGGCTGAGCGCGTAGGCCATCGCGTCGGCGAGCTTGGGCGAGATCACCAGCAGCTCGGCCTTGCGCTCGATGTAGGCGCGGCGCAGTTCGAGCCCTTTTTCGGAGATTTCGCCGTAGGCCTCCATCTTCTTCAGCAGCGCGTCGAGCAGGCGGCGTTCGTCGTCGCCGGCGGCGGCGGCGAGCGCGCGCCGGACGCTGGCGATCGCCTGGGTGCGCCGCGCCGTGCTCACGCCCTCGTAGAGGGTGAGTTCTTCCGGCGTCTGCGCCTTCGACAGCCCGAGGTTCGCATAGGCCGCGTTCGACATCTGGAGTTGCGCGGTCTGTGCGAGTTGCGAGATCTCGGCCGATTGCCGCACCGAGACGAACGCCGCCTCGATCTTGTGGAAGGCGGACCACGACGTCGCCGCCATGATCGCGATCAGGGTCAGGATGACGGCGGCGCTCCCGTAGAGCTTGGCCGGCATGCGAAGGTTGGATAGGGACGGCATGGGATCTCCGGATGGAAGCGTTGCGGGGCGATGCACCCTTCGAAGGCATGCGAAAAAAATGCCCGGAATCTAATCTCGGGCACAATTCCTAAGATTTTCGTAAGGCGAGGCGCGGAACCCACGGCTGTGGTGCGGGAGCCGGAGGGGCTTCCGCGATCGGCGACTCGGGCGGGTTCTGCGCTCAGGGGTTGCCGGAGGCCGGTGCGACCCGCGCCGCCACCAGTCCGGCCGCGACCACCGCCGCGCTCACGCCGACGCCGACGAACAGCGGGTTGACCGGCAGCGCGAACACCAGCCGGGAGGCCACCGCGGCGAGGGTGGCGAGGGCCATCGACGCCACGCCCCAGATCGGCGGCAGGCGTCGCGGCGCGAACACCGCCAGCGTCAGCGGCAGGAACAGCCCGGCGCCGCGCAGCGCCATCGACATGTAGTTCCAGTCGAGCACGTAGCTGTCGAGGTGGGCGACGGCGATCCACGCCGCCGCCACCGTGACCGCGAGCACCACCGCGCGGTTGAGGCGGAGGATGTCGCGGTCGCGGGTGAGGCCGAGCACCGCCTGGCCGATGTCGCGCGAAATCATCGTGCCGATGCCGAGGGTAAGCCCGGCGATCGAGCCGACCACCGACAGCAGCAGGCCGCCGAGCGCGATGCCCGCCACCGGCGCGGGCAGGTGTTCGGCGAGGAACGCGGGCAGCGCCAGGATCGGCGAAAGCTCGGGGTGGAGCACCCGCATCGCCATGCCCACCGCCACCGACGGCAAGCCCACCGGAATGGTGATCGCCGCGGCGGTGTAGGCGCCGATCGCCGCGGTGCGGGAATCCGAGGCGGCGTAGAGCGCCTGGATGTAGGTCTGGGTGCAGACGATGCCGACGATCAGCGAAAAGACGTTGCCGAAGGTCTGGCCGACGCCGCGGCCGGTCAGGCTGAACCACGGCGTCGCCGGGAAGCGCTGGGCGAAGTCGGGCAGGTCGGCGAGCAGGAAGGCGGCGACCCCGCCCGCGGCGAACAGCGTCGTCCACAGCACCGCCATCTTGAACAGCCCCGCCACGCCCGCGGCGCGCAGCCCGCCCCAGAAGACCGTCGCGATCACCAGCGCGACGATCGCCGCCGCCGAGGCGGCGGGCGGCAGGCCGGTCATCGCGCCGATCATCGGGATCGCCGCGAGCGCGCTCGCCACCGCCGAGAACATGATGCCGAGCGAGGAGGCGAGGCTGGCGATCGGCCCGGCGGCGCGGCCGTAGTTGAGGGCGAGGTACTGCGAGACGGTTTCGAGCCCCGAGTGCCGGAGCGGCCGCGCATAGAAGGTGCCGATGAGGAGGAAGCCGATGCCCGAGCCGAGGGTGAACCACCAGCCGGAGAGGCCGACGGTGCAGGCGAGCTGGGCGGTGCCGATGGTCGCCGAGCCGCCGATGATGGTGCCGGCGATGCCGCCCGCCACCACGCCGGCGCCGGAGGCGCGGCCGCCGAGACTGTAGCCCTCGGCGGTGCGGGCGGAGCGCCCGGCGCGCGCGCCGAGGGCGAGGGCGACGAAGATGGTGGCGAAGAGAAAGAGGAAATGGGTCCAGTCCAGCGACATGAACGGCGATCCGGATGCGGCGACGGTCCAGAATGGTCCCGTCGGGGCGGAGAGTTCAACCGCGAATTTTTCTGCGCCGTTTGCGCCGCAGCGGCGCGCGCTGAAGCCCGCGGCAGACACACCACATGCATTTATGCGATGCTGACAATGCGCGCGATGAGTGCGGCGGAAAGCGGAGTGGCCGGGAATGCGGTTTCGGGATTGGCCGATCGGTCTGAAGCTGCTGATCGCGCCCGGTCTGGTGATGGCCGGGGCGGTCGCGGCGATGCTGGTGGCGTGGGTGACGTTGTCGGAGCTGCAGGAGGCCGCGGCGCAGCGCGCCCAGGATCGGCAGGTGCGCGACGTCCGCGCGGCAACCCTCCGGGTCTCGCTGATCAAGAGCGATCTCGCGCTGTTTCGCGCTCTCGCTTGGCGCACCATCGGCGTGCGCGACGAAGTCGCGGCCGGGTTGCGCGCCGGGGCGGAGGCGCGCCTCGACAGCGTCGAGATCCTGGCGGAGATGTTCGACGCCGAAGCCTCCGCCGACGAAGCGGTTCTCGCCGGAGCGACCCGTGCCGAGGCGCGCCGCTACGTTGCGACCGCGCGGGCGGCGCTCGGTGCGGCGGGCGCCGCCGCGATGCCGCAGGTGGACGAGGTGGAACGCCGGTTCGCCGATGCGGAGACCGCGCTGCGCGAGTGGGAGGCGTTCTACCTTGCCGACCGGCAGGCCCACGACGCGAACGCCGCCGCGGCGGAGCGTCGGGTAGTGATGATCGCGCTCGGCGGCGCGGCGGCGGCGTTCGCGGTCTCGGTGGCGTTGTCGCTGCTGCTGAGCGGCGCGATCTCGCGCGCGGTGCGGCGCGCCACGCTCGCGCTTTCGCGCCTCGCGGCGGGCGAAACCGGGGTCGAGATCATCGCCTCCGACCGGGCCGACGAGGTCGGCCGCCTGCTGCACGCGGCGGCGGTGTTCAAGCGCAACGCCCGCGCGTTCGAGCGCGCGGTCGGCGAGCAGGCGGAGGCCGAAGCGCAGGCGCGCGCCGCGCTGCAGGAGCAGTTCGACCGTCTCGCGGGCAGCGAGCAGCGCCTGCGCGACATCGCCGGGGCGGCGTCCGACTGGTTCTGGGAGACCGACGCCGAGGACCGGCTGGTGATGATCTCCGACCGATTTTTCGAGGTTTCGGGGTTCTCGCCCGCGCAGGTGATCGGCGTCACCCGGCTGTCGTTCGCGCAGCGCGCCGAAACCCCGGAGGAGGTCGCCACCTGGGTGAACTACGCCAAGAACATCGCGATGCGGCGGCCGTTCCGCAATCTCGACTACTGCA of uncultured Alphaproteobacteria bacterium contains these proteins:
- a CDS encoding Signal transduction histidine kinase (modular protein) yields the protein MRFRDWPIGLKLLIAPGLVMAGAVAAMLVAWVTLSELQEAAAQRAQDRQVRDVRAATLRVSLIKSDLALFRALAWRTIGVRDEVAAGLRAGAEARLDSVEILAEMFDAEASADEAVLAGATRAEARRYVATARAALGAAGAAAMPQVDEVERRFADAETALREWEAFYLADRQAHDANAAAAERRVVMIALGGAAAAFAVSVALSLLLSGAISRAVRRATLALSRLAAGETGVEIIASDRADEVGRLLHAAAVFKRNARAFERAVGEQAEAEAQARAALQEQFDRLAGSEQRLRDIAGAASDWFWETDAEDRLVMISDRFFEVSGFSPAQVIGVTRLSFAQRAETPEEVATWVNYAKNIAMRRPFRNLDYCIKATDGRLVHVRSNGVPVFVKGEFIGYRGASSDVTALVDAQREALQSSRLASVGQLAAGIAHEINTPIQYLGDNLRFFESSIKTIAAALDRVRTAAAVSDEVSARIEQTLDEADVPYLLEELPTAARQSLDGVEHVARIVRSMKEFSHPGSTAKVMTDINRALESTLTVTTNEWKHTAKVEKDFDPDLPKILCLPADLNQVLLNLVVNASQALEGRETPGLIRIGTRRDGDAVEIRIADNGPGVPDGLRERIFDPFFTTKAVGKGTGQGLAIAMDVVVKKHGGRLTLEETPGGGATFVVRLPIAAEAGEDADETLDPVRR
- the ttuD gene encoding putative hydroxypyruvate reductase (Evidence 3 : Function proposed based on presence of conserved amino acid motif, structural feature or limited homology) produces the protein MIPSDTPHARLLRHMLDAGLAAAAPEICLAPQIPEPPAGRTVVVGAGKAAGAMARAFETHWSGGLIDGLVVTRYGHGCPTRMIEVVEAAHPVPDAAGRAAAARMLAMVGGLSADDLVVCLISGGGSALLALPADGVDFEAKREINRALLRSGADIAEINCVRKHLSAIKGGRLAAAAAPARVVTLAISDVVGNDPATIASGPTAPDPTTLAEARAILDKYRIACPPAVRDHLADPASETPKPGDPRLARSEYHIVGSPAASLKAAAETAASAGYRVVDLGDGVEGCAHAVGREQAHMALDFLGRGEKVCILSGGETTVEVKGAGRGGRNSEFLLGFAIAAAGQPGIWALACDTDGIDGTETNAGAWTGPDQWRRRGELGLDPRAFLAENDAYGYFERVGGLVITGPTLTNVNDLRVVLVDPA
- a CDS encoding Na+/solute symporter, whose protein sequence is MSLDWTHFLFLFATIFVALALGARAGRSARTAEGYSLGGRASGAGVVAGGIAGTIIGGSATIGTAQLACTVGLSGWWFTLGSGIGFLLIGTFYARPLRHSGLETVSQYLALNYGRAAGPIASLASSLGIMFSAVASALAAIPMIGAMTGLPPAASAAAIVALVIATVFWGGLRAAGVAGLFKMAVLWTTLFAAGGVAAFLLADLPDFAQRFPATPWFSLTGRGVGQTFGNVFSLIVGIVCTQTYIQALYAASDSRTAAIGAYTAAAITIPVGLPSVAVGMAMRVLHPELSPILALPAFLAEHLPAPVAGIALGGLLLSVVGSIAGLTLGIGTMISRDIGQAVLGLTRDRDILRLNRAVVLAVTVAAAWIAVAHLDSYVLDWNYMSMALRGAGLFLPLTLAVFAPRRLPPIWGVASMALATLAAVASRLVFALPVNPLFVGVGVSAAVVAAGLVAARVAPASGNP
- a CDS encoding putative Methyl-accepting chemotaxis sensory transducer (Evidence 3 : Function proposed based on presence of conserved amino acid motif, structural feature or limited homology); this encodes MGFLRNLRMPVKLYGSAALIIALLAGMAAVSWSAFDKIGQAFRSVQMATQISQIAQNAQFQIGAAALANLGASKAQTEDALLGFEQNTMAKRVTAIGQLRKAISITTDADEAERKMLSSVLEKVEKYGELTNQGIEIRRAYIEEMQNLFGIAPKLASTMQFAVRQAIANQPDLVQTLLIANDNLVSARIFMLRYIVTSDPEDAKRHQTALRVTQASVNGAAGLVPSGSEFEPVLKALIESANNFDASAQMVMGLAERSSDIWEKEAPELRAELDRTAAAAVGQAIRTSETTVAEAVRAITESSTLLASGAALVFALQIILNVLTVRMVARPIVRITGVMESLAQGEKDTEVPYREQTDEVGGIARAVQVFKDNALRLDAMAAEQAEAERRAAEEKRVAMQELADAMEASVKGIAQSVASAAGQMRETASALTGIAEETTSQATSVAAATEQASNNVETVASAAEQLAASIAEIGRQVATAADVAADAVTQTERTNGLVTALADAASRIGEVVGLITDIASQTNLLALNATIEAARAGEMGKGFAVVAGEVKSLATQTAKATEDIGRQIGEVQSSTGEAVDAIQEISTIIARISGIQATIASAVEEQTAATAEIARNVEQAAAGTREVSSHITEVTDAAGRAGAGASELLAAAGELAQQSERLDSEVEDFIARIRAA
- a CDS encoding hypothetical protein (Evidence 5 : No homology to any previously reported sequences); protein product: MHRPATLPSGDPMPSLSNLRMPAKLYGSAAVILTLIAIMAATSWSAFHKIEAAFVSVRQSAEISQLAQTAQLQMSNAAYANLGLSKAQTPEELTLYEGVSTARRTQAIASVRRALAAAAGDDERRLLDALLKKMEAYGEISEKGLELRRAYIERKAELLVISPKLADAMAYALSQAIATTPLLVNPTMSANQGLTAARAAMLLYLLSNGEEDAEKQDRALKTAQAAIQMAAGLAGGTAIEGVIDSVAEMTNDYESSASLLMALAQRSNALWYEEARAARAELDAAADATTKHLMRVADGAIASATASIADASAVLGGVSVLVLLVVIGLNWLTVRLVARPIVRITGVMSDLAHGDKNVAVPYLGRGDEVGGIAEAVQVFKDNALRLDAMAAEQAEAGGKAADHRQHPRRGGASGGVGHRVRGLHHLDHPRRATVAVARHHQAVDEAAAPVGFERARHRARRLARADHHRAPRGRLRNLRREADFRRGGGEAGVEHVAEKTGVRRVGGDHRGGFPCRVPSRLARRAGRGNESPRRLSTGAFAGMGRFQAARIRAMKSSTSLSRRSDCCASSPAAARSSLAPAPARPAASVTSVMWEDTSRVPAAACSTFRAISAVAAVCSSTAEAMVAWMPLIRAMIVEISWIASTASPVELCTSPI